The Helicobacteraceae bacterium genome has a window encoding:
- the nuoK gene encoding NADH-quinone oxidoreductase subunit NuoK: protein MITLTHYIVLSAILFAIGLVGVMRRQNLLALFFATEILLNSVNIGLVAISRYTGTIEGQIFAFFIIAITASEVAVGLGLLILLYKRKGTLDLNVIKHMNG, encoded by the coding sequence ATGATCACGCTAACTCACTATATCGTTTTAAGCGCGATTCTTTTCGCGATCGGGCTAGTCGGCGTTATGCGCCGTCAAAATCTGCTGGCGCTCTTTTTTGCCACCGAGATTTTATTAAACAGCGTTAATATCGGCTTAGTGGCGATTTCGCGCTATACGGGGACGATAGAGGGGCAGATATTCGCCTTTTTTATTATCGCGATCACCGCGTCGGAAGTGGCGGTTGGGCTTGGGCTTTTAATCTTGCTGTATAAACGCAAAGGGACGCTTGATCTCAACGTTATCAAGCATATGAACGGATAG
- the nuoH gene encoding NADH-quinone oxidoreductase subunit NuoH, which yields MDDLFSIVATIVKAILVVLIFSALAGYGTYFERRLLAFMQRRKGPMHVGPLGLLQIVADGIKMFTKENIIPSRAIKPIFFIAPIITASTAFIAMSAVPFAPPFELFGHTIKPIVADINVGVLFVLGVMASGLYGPLLGGIASFNKYSLIGGARTAIQLISYEVVSILALLSPILLVGSLSLINLNDYQAGGLFDWMIFKQPLAFALFMMAGFAETNRTPFDLLEHEAEIVVGYATEYSGIHWGLFAIGEYANMFIISFLISLIFLGGYNDFYIVPGAIALLLKVAFFFFFFILVRGAWPHIRPDQLMWLCWKVLMPLAVINVLITAAVIL from the coding sequence ATGGACGATCTATTTTCTATTGTAGCGACGATAGTTAAGGCGATTTTAGTCGTGCTGATATTCTCCGCGCTTGCGGGATACGGTACCTATTTCGAGCGGCGGCTGCTGGCGTTTATGCAACGGCGCAAGGGTCCTATGCACGTAGGTCCGCTTGGGCTTTTGCAGATCGTAGCCGACGGCATTAAAATGTTCACGAAAGAGAATATCATTCCTAGCCGCGCGATCAAGCCGATCTTTTTTATCGCGCCGATCATCACCGCCTCCACCGCGTTTATCGCTATGAGCGCCGTCCCGTTCGCGCCGCCCTTCGAGCTGTTTGGGCATACGATCAAACCGATTGTGGCGGACATAAACGTAGGCGTTTTATTCGTGCTTGGCGTGATGGCAAGCGGGCTATACGGTCCTCTGTTGGGCGGTATTGCGTCGTTTAATAAATACTCGCTAATCGGCGGCGCGCGCACGGCGATTCAACTGATCAGCTACGAGGTCGTAAGCATTCTCGCGTTGCTAAGCCCCATTTTGCTGGTCGGATCGCTCTCGCTAATCAATCTAAACGATTATCAAGCGGGCGGGCTGTTCGACTGGATGATCTTTAAGCAACCGCTGGCGTTTGCGCTGTTTATGATGGCGGGCTTCGCGGAGACAAACCGCACCCCCTTCGATCTGTTGGAACACGAAGCGGAGATCGTGGTGGGTTACGCCACCGAGTATTCGGGCATTCATTGGGGTCTGTTCGCCATCGGCGAATACGCCAATATGTTTATTATCAGCTTCTTGATTTCGTTAATTTTCTTGGGCGGTTACAACGATTTTTATATTGTGCCGGGCGCGATCGCGTTACTTCTAAAGGTGGCGTTTTTCTTCTTTTTCTTTATCTTGGTTCGCGGCGCGTGGCCTCATATTCGCCCCGATCAGCTAATGTGGCTGTGCTGGAAGGTCTTAATGCCGCTTGCCGTGATCAACGTTTTGATTACCGCCGCGGTTATTTTGTAG
- the nuoL gene encoding NADH-quinone oxidoreductase subunit L: protein MEEALLLIALFSPLVGSLFAGLFFGAKEKKIVAGLAPSALLALSLCASLTLLYFVYTQDVRVSVSLFDWIVSGRLNLKFGFVVDAISVVMMCVVTIVSTIVHIYSIGYMAHDKSFNRFFSYLSAFVFSMMVLVMSDNFLGLFIGWEGVGLCSYLLIGFWYHKPFASWAANEAFIMNRIADLGMLLGIFLIYWQIGSLRYEEVFASLPFIERGVLIWIAILLFIGAMGKSAQFPLHTWLANAMEGPTPVSALIHAATMVTAGVYLLVRANALYSAVSDVSVIIASLGAFVAFFAASMALVATDLKRIIAYSTLSQLGYMFVAAGLGYYWVALFHLTTHAFFKALLFLGAGNVMHAMRDELNIRKMGKLWAAMKPTAVMMTIASIALAGIYPFAGFFSKDKILEVAFGSSHFIIWATLLITAVMTAFYSFRVVMSVFFGKEANYEKLHIHPHEAPTFMLIAISPLAILAIIAGFFETGYTNLVSKMLSVEAPHLEHAIEYALIAGTLALVILSIAFAIWKYAKGGFSPNWQNNPIYKFLSAEWYIPTLYKKAIIAPYMKIGDFLWQKIDLKIVDFAVDLIAKLTMASGAQLRKTQTGNLSHMLRLMVGGLVALLAIALIALATTTLSVSMKGA from the coding sequence ATGGAAGAAGCGTTACTGCTAATCGCGTTGTTTTCGCCGCTCGTCGGCTCGCTTTTCGCGGGGCTGTTTTTTGGCGCGAAGGAGAAAAAGATCGTCGCGGGGCTTGCGCCGAGCGCGCTGTTGGCGCTCTCGTTGTGCGCTTCGCTGACGTTGTTGTATTTTGTATATACGCAAGACGTTCGCGTTAGCGTCTCGCTTTTTGATTGGATTGTATCGGGGCGGCTAAACTTGAAGTTTGGTTTTGTGGTCGATGCGATCAGCGTCGTGATGATGTGCGTCGTTACGATTGTTTCCACGATCGTGCATATCTATTCAATCGGCTATATGGCGCACGACAAGAGCTTTAACCGCTTCTTTAGTTATCTAAGCGCCTTCGTGTTTTCGATGATGGTTCTGGTGATGAGCGATAACTTCTTGGGGCTGTTTATCGGCTGGGAGGGGGTGGGGCTATGCTCCTATCTGCTGATCGGCTTTTGGTATCACAAGCCGTTTGCCTCGTGGGCGGCGAACGAGGCGTTTATTATGAACCGCATAGCCGATCTAGGAATGCTGCTTGGCATTTTCTTAATCTATTGGCAGATCGGATCGCTTCGTTACGAGGAGGTTTTCGCTTCGTTGCCTTTTATCGAGCGCGGAGTTTTGATCTGGATCGCGATCTTGCTGTTTATCGGCGCGATGGGCAAATCCGCGCAGTTTCCTCTGCATACGTGGCTTGCCAACGCTATGGAGGGTCCCACTCCCGTTTCGGCGCTGATACACGCGGCGACGATGGTTACGGCGGGCGTTTATCTGCTGGTGCGCGCTAACGCGCTCTATAGCGCGGTAAGCGACGTTAGCGTTATTATCGCGTCGCTTGGCGCGTTCGTCGCCTTTTTCGCCGCGTCGATGGCGCTTGTCGCGACCGATCTAAAGCGCATTATCGCCTATTCGACGCTCTCTCAACTTGGCTATATGTTCGTCGCGGCGGGGCTTGGCTACTATTGGGTGGCGCTCTTTCACCTGACGACGCACGCCTTTTTCAAAGCGCTGTTGTTCTTGGGCGCGGGCAATGTAATGCACGCCATGCGCGACGAGCTTAATATCCGCAAAATGGGCAAGTTGTGGGCGGCGATGAAGCCGACGGCGGTTATGATGACGATCGCCTCGATCGCGCTTGCGGGCATATACCCTTTCGCCGGCTTTTTCTCTAAAGATAAGATATTAGAGGTAGCGTTTGGAAGCTCGCACTTTATTATTTGGGCTACGCTGCTAATCACGGCGGTTATGACGGCGTTCTATAGCTTCCGCGTCGTTATGAGCGTATTTTTTGGCAAAGAGGCGAACTACGAAAAGCTGCATATTCACCCGCACGAGGCGCCGACGTTTATGCTGATCGCCATTTCGCCGTTGGCTATTCTGGCGATTATCGCCGGTTTTTTTGAAACGGGCTATACGAATCTTGTTTCTAAAATGTTAAGCGTGGAGGCGCCGCATTTGGAACACGCGATCGAATACGCGCTGATCGCTGGAACGCTCGCTCTGGTTATCTTAAGCATAGCGTTTGCCATCTGGAAATACGCCAAAGGGGGCTTTAGTCCAAATTGGCAAAATAACCCGATCTATAAGTTTTTGAGCGCCGAGTGGTATATACCGACGCTGTATAAAAAAGCGATTATCGCGCCGTATATGAAGATCGGCGATTTTCTATGGCAAAAGATCGATCTTAAAATCGTGGATTTCGCGGTTGATCTGATCGCCAAACTTACAATGGCGTCCGGCGCGCAACTTAGAAAGACGCAGACGGGCAATCTCTCGCATATGCTTAGGTTGATGGTCGGCGGTCTTGTCGCTCTGCTCGCGATCGCTCTTATCGCGTTAGCGACGACGACTCTTAGCGTATCTATGAAAGGAGCGTGA
- a CDS encoding NADH-quinone oxidoreductase subunit J — translation MFEAIAFYFFAALTIVCFTIVTTAQRTIYAFTALAAGMIFIGAFFFMLGADFMGIVQIVVYTGAVMALYVFGMMFFDSTKPLNEAIGSQKTIFFLAAACAAIVVAMIAAPTFALSRDSELVSGDNVNEIGTSLFTTYILPFELSGLLLLTAMIAGIVLASKQMEYSQEEERKK, via the coding sequence ATGTTCGAGGCTATAGCGTTTTATTTTTTCGCGGCGCTGACAATCGTCTGCTTTACGATCGTAACGACGGCGCAACGGACGATCTACGCCTTTACGGCGCTGGCGGCGGGTATGATCTTTATCGGCGCGTTTTTCTTTATGCTGGGCGCGGATTTTATGGGCATAGTTCAGATCGTAGTATATACGGGCGCGGTGATGGCGTTATACGTCTTTGGCATGATGTTTTTTGATTCGACTAAGCCGCTTAACGAGGCGATCGGATCGCAAAAGACGATATTTTTTCTGGCGGCGGCTTGCGCGGCGATTGTCGTAGCTATGATAGCCGCGCCGACTTTCGCGCTCTCTCGCGATAGCGAGCTAGTTAGCGGCGATAACGTAAACGAGATCGGAACAAGCCTATTTACGACCTATATTCTGCCTTTCGAGCTTTCGGGGCTGTTATTGCTTACGGCGATGATCGCGGGTATCGTTTTGGCGAGCAAGCAGATGGAGTATTCGCAAGAGGAGGAGCGCAAAAAATGA
- the nuoI gene encoding NADH-quinone oxidoreductase subunit NuoI, with amino-acid sequence MKQGYFDISLPPYPQSGWQKFKQVVRRSLGLELLKGLWVVFKVMVKDPTHTTVYPLERLPISKRYRAVHRLLRLLESGAERCIGCGLCEKICPSNCIRMDTGLGEDGRKKAFDYTINFGRCIYCGLCAEVCPELAIVHGDRFENASEQRAHFSIKDDMLTQQEAIKLQKEFEGFGALSPNADENLKKTPLAY; translated from the coding sequence ATGAAACAGGGTTATTTCGACATATCTTTGCCGCCCTATCCGCAAAGCGGCTGGCAAAAATTTAAACAAGTCGTTCGACGCAGTCTTGGCTTGGAGCTACTTAAAGGGTTGTGGGTAGTCTTTAAGGTAATGGTTAAGGACCCGACGCATACGACGGTCTATCCGCTAGAAAGACTGCCCATATCCAAACGCTATCGCGCCGTTCATAGGCTGCTTAGACTGCTTGAAAGCGGCGCGGAGCGCTGCATCGGGTGCGGTCTGTGCGAAAAGATATGCCCCTCAAATTGCATTAGAATGGATACGGGTTTGGGCGAGGACGGGCGCAAAAAGGCGTTTGACTATACGATCAACTTCGGGCGCTGCATCTACTGCGGTTTGTGCGCGGAGGTTTGTCCGGAGCTCGCGATCGTACATGGCGATCGGTTTGAAAACGCGAGCGAGCAGAGGGCGCATTTTTCGATCAAGGACGATATGCTTACGCAACAAGAGGCGATCAAGCTACAAAAAGAGTTCGAGGGTTTCGGCGCGCTCAGTCCTAACGCCGATGAAAATCTCAAGAAAACGCCGTTAGCGTATTAG